One genomic segment of Microbacterium sp. ProA8 includes these proteins:
- a CDS encoding amino acid transporter, which produces MSHDSPTRRDLMKPVQLLGMAFGAALFAGIVTLVSMGFFQQRTADEAQRAIITALVVAGVSFIAVLLIVSLLLLAVDPAQVAKQIDRPVLFDDESEKPEPGDDPDAAASADPKA; this is translated from the coding sequence GTGAGCCACGACAGCCCCACCCGCCGCGACCTGATGAAGCCCGTGCAGCTGCTCGGGATGGCCTTCGGCGCCGCGCTGTTCGCGGGAATCGTGACGCTCGTGTCGATGGGCTTCTTCCAGCAGCGCACCGCCGACGAGGCTCAGCGCGCCATCATCACCGCCCTGGTCGTCGCGGGCGTCAGCTTCATCGCGGTGCTGCTCATCGTCTCGCTGCTGCTGCTCGCGGTCGACCCCGCCCAGGTGGCGAAGCAGATCGACCGGCCGGTGCTCTTCGACGACGAGTCCGAGAAGCCGGAGCCGGGCGACGATCCGGATGCCGCGGCATCCGCTG
- a CDS encoding acyl-CoA synthetase, translating to MTSADSRTFAVRHVQLARAAFAAIAAIMITFSPDHSALVGSAVFSGFAIATGLVLLLSVWLVYPAGRRWPAAALGGVTVVAGMASGLHPLRTVAGYFAIVITWALISGVIELIAGWRGLAGGRTRREIAPGVADARPAAPVGPRSESRDAAVVGAITALLGIALLFVQPAYALDYTIEEASATFTLTGITIGVGLFGGYAAIVAVYLGIAGFSPRPVEPDTAEDFTANAPASTEPTPQKDSA from the coding sequence GTGACCTCAGCCGATTCCCGCACGTTCGCCGTGCGCCACGTGCAGCTCGCGCGCGCCGCCTTCGCGGCGATCGCGGCGATCATGATCACGTTCTCGCCGGACCATTCGGCACTGGTCGGCAGCGCGGTCTTCAGCGGCTTCGCCATCGCCACCGGCCTCGTGCTGCTGCTCTCGGTGTGGCTGGTGTACCCGGCAGGCCGCCGCTGGCCGGCCGCCGCACTGGGCGGCGTGACGGTCGTCGCGGGAATGGCGAGCGGCCTCCATCCGCTGCGCACCGTGGCCGGCTACTTCGCCATCGTCATCACGTGGGCGCTCATCAGCGGCGTCATCGAGCTCATCGCCGGGTGGCGCGGCCTCGCCGGCGGCCGCACGCGCCGAGAGATCGCACCGGGGGTCGCCGACGCCCGCCCCGCCGCGCCCGTCGGGCCGCGGTCCGAGAGCCGCGATGCCGCCGTGGTCGGCGCGATCACGGCGCTGCTCGGCATCGCGCTGCTCTTCGTCCAGCCCGCGTATGCGCTGGACTACACGATCGAAGAGGCGAGCGCGACGTTCACCCTCACCGGCATCACCATCGGCGTCGGGCTGTTCGGCGGCTACGCGGCGATCGTCGCGGTGTACCTCGGCATCGCCGGCTTCTCGCCGCGCCCCGTCGAGCCGGACACGGCCGAGGACTTCACGGCGAATGCACCCGCATCCACCGAACCCACCCCGCAGAAGGACTCCGCGTGA